A window of Flavobacterium flavigenum contains these coding sequences:
- a CDS encoding SusC/RagA family TonB-linked outer membrane protein: MKNKINLLLIIAMFALLHTSAYSQSKEVTGAVTDSGKLSIPGVNVLVKGTNRGTSTDFDGRYKISVSSGETLVFSFVGFVSKELKVGSTNNYDVVLENESSSLNEVVVIGYGTQKKKLTTGAISGIKTESFTERPISRVDQGLVGQIAGVRVKQTTGLPGQPFSIEIRGAGSITAGNEPLYVIDGFPLSTEGSNANGGFSNGSPLDNMNPNDIASIEVLKDAAAASIYGSRAANGVVLITTKKGTKGKTKYTFNTYGGINKEANRVDMLSAEGWIKRAKTMIDSQWVSSGIAGASANQTNAERIAAYNAVNPSAPLTTSNNRYFTYLYDDRWDMPGHPGLDYIDWQDKVFRTGEFSNYQLSASGATDVVNYYVSANYQKNTGYIVGTDYTLFSARANIDFKLSESFKIGINFSPSYSERNDPGVEGKDNTLFKALTATPVFESAPNAAGEKYTTRYAWGSSTTNMLNALARTGKNSMYRNIVSTYADYKFAKAFILKSTINFDNSDNTFESYTPNDVQASIRGAYNTYRRLNIVNENTLNFNKSIGNHSFNVLLGESFSSYKITRSNLSSGGLYNSSTIETLPTGSLGFTNAEKNTLLSFFSRFQYDFKERYMLSASVRSDGSSKFGSDNRWGTFYSLSLGWRVKQEFFLQNVDWLTDLKLRASTGTNGSNNIGSYSSYSTLASFNYSIGAANAIGQGVNSIGNPSLHWEQSRSIDFGLDLSILKNRISATFDMYRKKNTDLLLRLPVPAASGFTSYLTNVGAVQNQGWEFELNTVNVKTSNFEWRTSANLSHNENKVLALGPDQTKIEINNDFAANVPFIKLEVGKPMYTIFGLQQNGVITQADIDAGGTTIGGNKLVLGDPRYVDQNDDKKINAEDRVDLGNPTPKYTWGITNTFKYKNLDLSILVQGQNGGTVYGLTGRAINRTGMGSVENALNVDPAVRGNWKTSFGYQANSDWMYKSDYLSIRSLSIGYNLKEAVKSLKRIDNARLYVTCENWFNWNKYDGGFNPEAVNTSGSSNSDFAVPVDYGGAPLAKSVVLGLNINFN; the protein is encoded by the coding sequence ATGAAAAACAAAATTAATCTTCTGCTAATTATTGCCATGTTTGCATTGTTGCATACATCAGCTTATTCGCAGAGTAAAGAGGTGACGGGAGCGGTTACTGATTCTGGTAAGCTCTCTATACCGGGTGTAAATGTATTAGTTAAAGGTACTAATAGAGGAACAAGTACAGATTTCGATGGTCGTTATAAAATATCTGTTTCATCAGGAGAGACTTTGGTTTTTTCTTTCGTGGGTTTCGTCTCCAAAGAATTAAAAGTTGGATCTACAAATAATTATGATGTTGTTTTAGAGAATGAAAGTTCTAGCTTAAATGAAGTTGTAGTTATTGGTTATGGGACGCAAAAGAAAAAATTAACTACAGGAGCAATATCAGGTATTAAAACAGAAAGTTTTACAGAAAGACCAATTTCCAGAGTCGATCAGGGACTGGTTGGTCAGATTGCTGGGGTTCGTGTAAAACAAACTACTGGTTTACCTGGTCAGCCTTTTAGTATTGAAATTCGTGGCGCTGGTTCAATCACTGCCGGTAATGAGCCTTTGTATGTAATTGATGGTTTTCCACTTTCAACAGAAGGATCAAATGCTAATGGGGGATTTTCAAACGGCAGCCCATTAGATAATATGAATCCAAATGATATTGCTTCTATTGAAGTATTGAAAGATGCAGCAGCAGCATCTATTTATGGCTCTAGAGCAGCAAATGGTGTTGTTTTGATTACCACAAAAAAAGGTACAAAGGGAAAAACAAAATATACTTTTAACACTTACGGTGGTATAAACAAAGAAGCTAACAGAGTTGATATGTTGTCTGCTGAAGGATGGATCAAAAGAGCAAAAACAATGATTGATAGTCAATGGGTGAGTTCAGGGATTGCTGGTGCTTCTGCAAATCAAACCAATGCTGAGCGTATTGCAGCTTATAATGCAGTAAATCCCTCAGCTCCACTTACTACAAGTAATAACAGATATTTTACATATTTATATGATGACAGATGGGACATGCCTGGACATCCAGGATTAGATTATATTGATTGGCAGGATAAAGTTTTTCGTACCGGAGAGTTTAGTAATTATCAATTATCTGCCTCGGGAGCAACTGATGTAGTCAATTATTACGTTTCTGCAAATTATCAAAAAAATACAGGATATATTGTAGGTACAGATTATACTTTGTTTTCTGCAAGAGCTAATATAGATTTTAAATTATCTGAAAGCTTTAAAATAGGTATTAATTTTTCTCCATCTTATTCTGAAAGAAATGATCCAGGCGTTGAAGGGAAGGATAATACATTATTCAAGGCTTTAACAGCAACTCCCGTTTTTGAAAGCGCACCAAATGCAGCTGGTGAGAAATACACTACCCGATACGCATGGGGAAGCAGTACAACAAATATGCTTAATGCCTTGGCCAGAACAGGTAAAAATTCGATGTATAGAAATATTGTATCTACTTATGCTGATTATAAATTTGCAAAAGCCTTTATTTTGAAAAGTACTATAAACTTTGATAATTCTGATAATACATTTGAAAGCTATACGCCTAATGATGTACAGGCAAGTATCCGTGGGGCATACAATACTTACAGAAGGTTGAACATTGTAAATGAGAATACTTTAAATTTTAATAAATCTATAGGTAATCATAGTTTTAATGTTCTTTTGGGAGAGTCATTCAGTTCGTATAAAATTACGCGATCAAATCTTTCTTCAGGAGGACTTTATAATAGCTCAACAATAGAAACACTGCCAACAGGATCTCTTGGTTTTACAAATGCTGAAAAAAATACTTTATTGTCTTTTTTTAGTAGATTTCAATATGATTTTAAAGAGAGATACATGCTTTCTGCCAGTGTTAGGAGTGATGGCTCTTCTAAGTTTGGAAGCGATAACAGATGGGGGACATTCTATTCACTTTCGTTGGGATGGAGAGTTAAACAAGAGTTCTTTTTGCAAAATGTGGATTGGCTGACGGATTTAAAATTAAGAGCAAGCACAGGAACTAACGGTAGTAATAATATAGGAAGTTATTCATCATATTCAACATTAGCATCATTTAATTATTCAATTGGTGCTGCTAATGCAATTGGACAAGGAGTTAATTCTATTGGAAATCCATCGTTGCATTGGGAACAATCTAGAAGTATTGATTTCGGATTGGACTTGTCAATTTTAAAAAACAGAATTTCTGCAACGTTCGACATGTATAGAAAAAAGAATACAGATTTATTGCTTAGACTCCCTGTGCCTGCTGCATCAGGATTTACAAGTTATCTTACCAATGTTGGAGCAGTGCAAAATCAGGGTTGGGAATTTGAATTAAATACTGTAAACGTAAAGACTTCTAATTTTGAATGGAGAACTTCTGCAAATCTAAGCCATAACGAGAATAAAGTATTGGCATTAGGCCCCGATCAGACTAAAATTGAAATTAACAACGATTTTGCTGCAAATGTGCCTTTTATAAAATTAGAAGTGGGAAAACCGATGTATACAATTTTTGGCTTACAGCAAAATGGTGTCATAACACAGGCAGATATCGATGCAGGAGGAACCACTATTGGCGGTAATAAATTAGTTTTGGGAGATCCAAGATATGTGGATCAGAATGATGATAAAAAAATCAACGCTGAAGACCGTGTTGATTTAGGGAACCCAACTCCCAAATACACTTGGGGTATAACAAATACTTTTAAATATAAAAACTTAGATTTAAGCATATTGGTTCAAGGTCAAAATGGAGGAACAGTTTATGGGTTAACAGGAAGAGCAATTAACCGTACAGGGATGGGTTCTGTAGAAAATGCATTAAATGTTGATCCTGCAGTCAGAGGTAACTGGAAGACTTCTTTTGGTTATCAGGCAAATTCTGACTGGATGTATAAATCAGATTATCTTAGTATAAGAAGTCTTTCAATTGGTTATAATTTGAAAGAGGCTGTTAAAAGCTTAAAAAGAATTGATAATGCCAGGTTGTATGTAACTTGTGAAAACTGGTTTAATTGGAATAAATACGATGGTGGTTTTAATCCTGAGGCAGTGAACACGTCAGGAAGCTCAAATAGCGATTTTGCTGTTCCTGTAGATTATGGAGGTGCACCCTTAGCAAAATCTGTAGTTTTAGGTCTTAACATTAATTTTAATTAA